One window of Saccharomyces mikatae IFO 1815 strain IFO1815 genome assembly, chromosome: 8 genomic DNA carries:
- the PAN5 gene encoding 2-dehydropantoate 2-reductase PAN5 (similar to Saccharomyces cerevisiae PAN5 (YHR063C); ancestral locus Anc_5.334) — MTAPQRSTIHILGLGAMGTVLAVDLLRFTNALVVPLFRSQERLAQFQKANENKVSIRKIYAKGSPLLSYPVEQSECPETFSKKPIDNLVVTTKTYQTKEALAPYLPYINENTNLILIQNGLGVLELLKEEIFTDSKNRPRLFQGVISHGVYQDKAGIFNHAGWAGMKVARLPWTDNDMIQKKSVVENDAAKNSLVKLLTEPKFAKEFGIEHTTYQEMLFGQLFKFLVNACINPVTAILDCLNGEMKDDCGPVFTSIIDECLQILRLAYKPLFDYRDKFNGNEEYPEMDINSILTTDNMVSEVTRIGCEVNSKNSSSMRQDTLFLRDIEIEYINGYVVKLATNLNLDPNCCKVNKTISELASLRLALNRSRSINGDWRKD; from the coding sequence ATGACTGCTCCACAAAGAAGCACTATTCATATCCTTGGATTGGGTGCCATGGGTACCGTTTTGGCCGTGGACCTTCTCAGATTCACCAATGCCCTTGTTGTGCCATTATTTAGATCACAAGAAAGACTTGCACAATTTCAGAAGGCCAACGAGAACAAAGTATCGATTCGTAAAATTTATGCGAAAGGTTCACCACTATTATCGTATCCGGTTGAGCAAAGCGAATGCCCTGAAACATTCTCCAAAAAGCCTATTGACAATTTAGTCGTCACTACAAAGACTTACCAAACAAAGGAAGCACTGGCTCCCTATTTGCCTTAcatcaatgaaaatacAAATTTGATTCTGATTCAAAATGGACTAGGTGTTTTAGAACtgttaaaagaagaaatatttaCCGATTCAAAAAATAGACCTCGTTTATTTCAAGGTGTCATCTCTCATGGTGTTTATCAGGACAAGGCAGGCATCTTTAATCACGCCGGGTGGGCCGGTATGAAGGTTGCCAGATTGCCTTGGACAGATAATGACatgattcaaaagaagTCCGTAGTTGAAAACGATGCTGCCAAAAACTCTTTAGTAAAGTTATTAACAGAACCGAAATTTGCCAAAGAATTTGGAATAGAACACACCACTTACCAAGAAATGCTATTCGGCCAACTATTTAAGTTCTTAGTTAACGCGTGCATAAATCCAGTTACGGCTATTTTAGATTGTCTCAATGGCGAAATGAAAGACGATTGTGGTCCAGTTTTTACTTCAATAATTGATGAGTGTTTACAAATATTGAGGTTGGCTTATAAGCCATTATTTGATTACCGTGACAAATTCAACGGTAATGAAGAATACCCAGAAATGGACATCAATTCAATATTAACTACCGATAATATGGTCTCTGAAGTCACTAGAATTGGTTGTGAAGTTAATTCTAAAAACAGTAGTTCAATGAGACAGGACACTTTGTTCTTGAGGGATATTGAAATTGAGTATATCAATGGTTATGTGGTTAAATTGGCCACCAACTTGAATCTAGATCCAAACTGTTGCAAAGTTAATAAAACTATTAGTGAATTGGCTAGTTTGAGACTAGCATTGAACAGATCCAGAAGCATCAACGGCGACTGGAGAAAGGACTAA
- the SSZ1 gene encoding ribosome-associated complex protein SSZ1 (similar to Saccharomyces cerevisiae SSZ1 (YHR064C); ancestral locus Anc_5.335), with protein sequence MSSPVIGITFGNTSSSIAYINPKNDVDVIANPDGERAIPSALSYVGEDEYHGGQALQQLIRNPKNTIINFRDFIGLPFEKCDVSKCANGAPAVEIDGKVGFVIARGEGKEEELTVDEVVSRHLNRLKLAAEDYIGSTVKEAVLTVPTNFSEEQKVALKASAAKIGLKIVQFINEPSAALLAHTEQFPFENDVNVVIADFGGIRSDAAVIAVRNGVFTILSTAHDFNLGGDNLDTELVEYFASEFQKKYQANPRKNARSLAKLKANSSITKKTLSNATSATISIDSLADGFDYHASINRMRYELVANKVFAQFSSFIDSVIAKAELDPLDINAVLLTGGVSFTPKLTTNLEYTLPESVEILGPQNKNASNNPNELAASGAALQARLISDYDADELAEALQPVIINTPHLKKAIGLLGAKGEFHPVLLAETSFPVQKKVTLKHAKGDFLIGVYEGDHHIEEKTLEPAPKEESGEEDDESEWSDDEPEVVREKLYTLGTKLMELGIKNVDGIEIIFNINKDGALKVTGRDLKTGNAVKGEL encoded by the coding sequence ATGTCCTCTCCCGTGATCGGTATCACCTTCGGTAACACCTCTTCTTCCATTGCCTACATCAATCCAAAGAACGATGTTGATGTCATTGCTAATCCTGATGGTGAACGTGCCATCCCATCCGCTTTGTCGTACGTAGGTGAAGATGAATATCATGGTGGTCAAGCTTTACAACAATTGATCAGAAATCCAAAAAATACTATCATCAATTTCCGTGACTTCATTGGTTTGCCATTCGAAAAGTGTGATGTCAGCAAATGCGCTAACGGTGCCCCAGCTGTTGAGATCGACGGTAAAGTTGGGTTTGTTATTGCAAGAGGTGAAGGtaaggaagaagaacttaCTGTTGATGAAGTTGTTTCTAGACATTTGAACAGATTAAAGTTGGCTGCCGAAGATTATATTGGTTCCACCGTCAAGGAAGCCGTATTGACAGTTCCAACCAACTTTAGTGAGGAACAAAAGGTCGCACTGAAGGCATCTGCCGCCAAAATTGGTTTGAAAATCGttcaattcatcaatgaaCCTTCTGCGGCTCTATTAGCTCATACTGAGCAATTCCCATTCGAAAATGACGTTAACGTGGTTATTGCCGATTTCGGTGGTATCAGATCTGATGCCGCTGTTATTGCCGTTCGTAATGGTGTTTTCACTATTTTATCGACTGCTCATGACTTTAACCTCGGTGGTGACAACTTGGACACTGAATTAGTCGAATATTTTGCTAGTGAATTCCAGAAGAAGTATCAAGCCaatccaagaaaaaatgctaGATCTTTGGCCAAATTAAAGGCCAACTCTTCCATTACTAAGAAGACACTATCCAATGCTACTTCAGCTACCATTTCCATTGATTCATTAGCCGATGGTTTTGATTATCACGCTTCCATCAACAGAATGAGATACGAATTGGTGGCTAACAAAGTCTTTGCTCaattttcctctttcaTTGATTCTGTCATTGCCAAGGCAGAATTAGATCCATTAGACATTAACGCTGTTCTTTTAACAGGTGGTGTATCATTTACTCCAAAATTGACCACTAACTTGGAATATACATTGCCAGAATCTGTTGAAATCCTTGGTCCACAGAACAAGAACGCTTCTAATAATCCAAACGAGTTGGCCGCATCTGGTGCCGCTTTGCAAGCAAGACTGATTAGCGATTACGATGCTGACGAATTAGCCGAAGCTTTGCAGCcagttatcatcaatacTCCACATTTAAAGAAAGCAATTGGTTTGCTTGGTGCTAAGGGCGAATTCCACCCAGTATTGCTTGCTGAAACTTCGTTCCCTGtacaaaagaaagtgaCTTTGAAACATGCCAAAGGCGATTTCTTGATTGGCGTTTATGAAGGTGACCATCATATCGAAGAGAAGACCTTGGAGCCAGCTCCAAAAGAGGAAAGtggtgaagaagacgatgaaAGTGAATGGTCCGACGATGAACCTGAAGTCGTCAGAGAAAAACTATATACTTTAGGTACGAAATTGATGGAATTAGGTATCAAGAATGTTGATGGCATTGaaattattttcaacattAACAAAGATGGTGCTTTAAAGGTCACAGGTAGAGATTTGAAAACTGGCAATGCTGTCAAGGGTGAATTATAG
- the RRP3 gene encoding RNA-dependent ATPase RRP3 (similar to Saccharomyces cerevisiae RRP3 (YHR065C); ancestral locus Anc_5.337) codes for MSGIVKKKEKKTANELTSLAEKIRAKALENQKQHIDAEREGGSESDSEENVSVKEKKTLKPKMKTISSTENENVNEDESFETFSELNLVPELIQACKNLNYSKPTPIQSKSIPPALEGHDIIGLAQTGSGKTAAFAIPILNRLWHDQEPYYACILAPTRELAQQIKETFDSLGSLMGVRSTCIVGGMNMMDQARDLMRKPHIIIATPGRLMDHLENTKGFSLRKLKFLVMDEADRLLDMEFGPVLDRILKIIPTQERTTYLFSATMTSKIDKLQRASLTNPVKCAVSNKYQTVDTLVQTLMVVPGGLKNTYLIYLLNEFIGKTMIIFTRTKANAERLSGLCNLLEFSATALHGDLNQNQRMGALDLFKAGKRSILVATDVAARGLDIPSVDIVVNYDIPVDSKSYIHRVGRTARAGRSGKSISLVSQYDLELILRIEEVLGKKLPKENVDKNIILTLRDSVDKANGEVVMEMNRRNKEKIARGKGRRGRMMTRENMDMGER; via the coding sequence ATGTCTGGAATTGTtaagaagaaggaaaagaagactGCTAATGAATTAACTTCTTTGGCCGAAAAGATTAGGGCAAAGGCCCTTGAGAACCAAAAACAGCATATAGATGCAGAAAGAGAAGGTGGTTCAGAGTCAGattctgaagaaaatgttagcgtcaaagagaaaaagactTTGAAaccgaaaatgaaaacgatATCTTCAACGGAAAACGAAAATGTTAATGAGGatgaatcttttgaaacctTTAGCGAGCTAAATTTGGTTCCTGAATTGATCCAAGCATGCAAAAACTTGAATTATTCTAAACCCACGCCTATTCAATCCAAGTCAATTCCCCCAGCACTGGAAGGTCATGATATAATTGGACTAGCTCAAACAGGTTCCGGTAAGACTGCTGCATTTGCCATCCCAATTTTAAATCGTTTATGGCATGATCAGGAACCATACTATGCATGTATTCTTGCCCCAACAAGAGAATTGGCTcaacaaattaaagaaacttttgaCTCATTAGGATCGTTGATGGGCGTAAGATCCACGTGCATTGTGGGTGGTATGAATATGATGGATCAAGCCAGAGACTTAATGAGAAAGCCACATATTATCATTGCTACACCTGGTAGATTAATGGATCATTTGGAGAACACCAAAGGATTTTCTTTAAGAAAACTAAAATTCCTGGTTATGGATGAAGCTGATAGATTGTTAGACATGGAATTTGGGCCTGTTCTTGatagaattttgaaaataattcCAACCCAAGAAAGAACAACTTATCTATTTTCTGCCACCATGACTTCTAAGATTGACAAATTACAAAGAGCCAGTTTGACAAACCCTGTGAAATGTGCTGTATCGAATAAATACCAAACTGTAGATACATTAGTGCAAACGCTGATGGTTGTTCCAGGTGGTCTTAAGAACACTTACctaatttatttattaaatGAATTCATTGGGAAAACGATGATTATTTTTACGAGAACAAAGGCCAACGCTGAAAGATTGTCAGGATTATGCAATTTGTTAGAGTTTAGTGCCACTGCATTGCACGGTGATCTAAATCAAAACCAAAGGATGGGTGCTCTTGATCTTTTCAAGGCAGGTAAAAGGTCTATTCTTGTAGCCACTGATGTCGCTGCTAGAGGGTTGGATATTCCATCCGTAGATATAGTTGTAAACTATGATATTCCCGTGGATTCAAAGTCCTACATTCATCGTGTGGGAAGAACTGCAAGGGCTGGTAGGTCAGGAAAATCTATATCGCTGGTATCCCAATATGATTTGGAGTTGATCCtaagaattgaagaagttttGGGCAAGAAACTACCGAAAGAAAATGTAGACAAGAACATTATACTAACTTTAAGAGATTCGGTCGACAAGGCAAATGGGGAAGTTGTCATGGAAATGAACAGAAGaaataaggaaaaaattgCCAGAGgtaaaggaagaagaggaagaatgATGACAAGAGAAAACATGGATATGGGAGAAAGGTAA
- the SSF1 gene encoding rRNA-binding ribosome biosynthesis protein (similar to Saccharomyces cerevisiae SSF2 (YDR312W) and SSF1 (YHR066W); ancestral locus Anc_5.338): MAKRRQKKRTHAQITPEQEQGIPKSMVIRVGQTSLANHSLNQLVKDFRQIMQPHTAIKLKERKSNKLKDFVVMCGPLGVTHLFMFTQSEKTGNVSLKIARTPQGPTVTFQVLDYSLGKDIKKFLKRPKSLNNDDVLNPPLLVLNGFTTSKKSGEDDQNVNVEKVIVSMFQNIFPPLNPARTSLNSIKRVFMINKDRETGEISMRHYFIDIREVEISRNLKRLYKAKNNLSKTVPNLHRKEDISSLILDHDLGAYTSESEIEDDAIVRVVDNQDVKAKHSQNSKSQRTPVEKVDDEEHGKEKEDEDEDVEMKEAKQSETSQPTPRKKAIKLTELGPRLTLKLVKIEEGICSGKVLHHEYVQKSSEEIKALEKRHAVKMRLKEQRKKEQEENIAKKKAVKDAKKQRKLERRKARAAEEGEGEDKDDTMNDDETSSSEDEHYSDVPDDLDSDLYSEVE, translated from the coding sequence ATGGCCAAGAgaagacaaaagaaaagaacacATGCTCAAATCACGCCTGAGCAGGAACAAGGTATTCCTAAATCAATGGTCATTAGAGTGGGTCAAACTTCATTGGCAAACCACTCGTTGAATCAATTAGTAAAGGATTTCCGTCAAATTATGCAGCCACATACAGCTATTAAACTGAAAGAGCGTAAATCCAATAAACTAAAAGATTTCGTCGTTATGTGTGGGCCATTAGGTGTTACTCATCTTTTCATGTTCACCCAATCTGAAAAGACAGGAAATGTGTCGCTAAAGATAGCAAGAACTCCGCAGGGTCCTACTGTTACTTTTCAAGTACTGGACTATTCTCTGGGTAAAGATATTaagaagtttttgaaaaggccAAAATCGTTGAATAACGATGATGTGTTAAACCCACCATTGTTAGTTCTGAATGGGTTTACcacatcaaaaaaatctggtGAAGATGATCAGAACGTAAATGTAGAAAAGGTTATTGTTTCCATGTTTCAGAATATTTTTCCACCTCTAAATCCGGCTAGAACTTCATTGAATTCTATCAAACGTGTATTTATGATCAATAAGGATAGAGAAACGGGAGAAATATCTATGCGTCATTACTTCATTGATATCAGAGAAGTGGAGATTTCtagaaatttgaaaaggctTTATAAAGCAAAAAACAATTTAAGTAAAACAGTGCCGAATCTACATCGAAAAGAAGACATATCTTCGTTGATATTAGATCATGATTTAGGTGCCTACACATCTGAAtctgaaattgaagatgatgctATTGTGAGGGTCGTTGATAATCAGGATGTGAAGGCAAAGCATTCTCAAAATTCCAAATCGCAAAGGACTCCAGTCGAAAAggttgatgatgaagagcatggaaaagaaaaagaagatgaagatgaagatgtagAAATGAAGGAGGCCAAGCAATCAGAAACCTCTCAACCAACTCCACGTAAGAAGGCTATCAAGCTGACAGAATTAGGGCCGAGACTAACCCTAAAATTAGTTAAAATAGAAGAAGGTATCTGTTCAGGCAAGGTGTTACATCATGAATATGTTCAAAAGTCaagtgaagaaatcaaagctTTGGAAAAGAGGCACGCCGTGAAGATGAGACTCAAGGagcaaagaaagaaggagcaagaagaaaacattgCCAAAAAGAAGGCTGTTAAGGACGCCAAAAAGCAACGTAAattggaaagaagaaaagccAGAGCAGCAGAAGAGGGTGAAGGGGAAGACAAAGATGATACTATGAACGATGATGAGACTTCTTCTAGTGAAGATGAGCATTATAGCGACGTACCAGATGATCTAGATAGTGATTTATACAGTGAAGTCGAATAG
- the HTD2 gene encoding hydroxyacyl-thioester dehydratase HTD2 (similar to Saccharomyces cerevisiae HTD2 (YHR067W); ancestral locus Anc_5.341) codes for MLSTTWIFKDILSRHRVKAFDSLLSRKLPVSKTTKHLQLGEHFLFFSPSFDKLDTDGYFSYQSPAILLGNPDLHYCRRIWGQGEIIQYSPLLLDQEYACHESIKYIKKLRDEHVVCIERALMQTSSENAFNKSGVCLLERRVLMYTNSFANKTTTRALTEKEDYRSLLNFTVTDMDIVAYGQLSLNPHRIHWDRGYSRHVEGYNDIIMQGPFSVQLLLKCIQPLLDKPIRQLRYRNLNYIYPNTTLSICQSLNSSDKKCKFQIRDLQETNLVYLVAEAIF; via the coding sequence ATGTTATCCACAACTTGGATTTTCAAGGATATTCTATCTAGGCACCGAGTTAAGGCGTTCGATAGTTTACTTTCGAGAAAACTCCCTGtatcaaaaacaacaaagCATCTTCAACTAGGAGAgcatttccttttcttctcgCCCTCATTTGATAAGCTTGATACAGATGGTTACTTCAGCTACCAAAGCCCTGCCATTCTGCTAGGGAACCCTGATTTGCATTATTGTAGAAGAATTTGGGGACAAGGAGAGATTATTCAATATTCACCCCTCCTCTTAGACCAGGAATATGCATGCCACGAATCtattaaatatataaaaaaacttcGAGACGAGCATGTTGTCTGCATTGAAAGGGCACTCATGCAAACAAGCTCTGAAAACGCGTTCAACAAATCTGGCGTTTGTTTATTAGAGAGAAGAGTGTTGATGTATACCAATTCTTTTGCCAATAAGACTACAACAAGGGCATTAACGGAAAAGGAAGATTATAGAAGCCTACTAAATTTTACTGTTACTGATATGGATATTGTAGCATATGGTCAGCTGTCTTTGAATCCGCATCGAATTCATTGGGACAGAGGATACAGCCGCCACGTTGAGGGGTACAATGATATCATCATGCAGGGCCCCTTCTCGGTACAATTATTACTGAAATGCATCCAACCACTCCTGGACAAGCCAATCAGACAATTGCGGTATCGCAATTTGAATTATATATATCCTAACACGACTTTAAGCATATGTCAATCCCTGAACTCCTCGGATAAAAAGTGCAAGTTTCAAATTAGGGACCTCCAGGAAACCAATCTAGTTTACTTGGTAGCTGAAGctatcttttga
- the DYS1 gene encoding deoxyhypusine synthase (similar to Saccharomyces cerevisiae DYS1 (YHR068W); ancestral locus Anc_5.343): protein MSNINEKLPELLQDAVLKASVPVPDDFVKVQGIDYSKPEATDMRATDLIEAMKTMGFQASSVGTACEIIDSMRSWRGKHIDELDDHEKKGCFDEDGYQKTTIFMGYTSNLISSGARETLRYLVQHKMVDAVVTSAGGVEEDLIKCLAPTYLGEFALKGKSLRDQGMNRIGNLLVPNDNYCKFEEWIVPILDKMLEEQDEYVQKHGVDCLEANQDVDSPIWTPSKMIDRFGKEINDESSVLYWAHKNKIPIFCPSLTDGSIGDMLFFHTFKASPKQLRVDIVGDIRKINSMSMASYRAGMLILGGGLIKHHIANACLMRNGADYAVYINTGQEYDGSDAGARPDEAVSWGKIKAEAKSVKLFADVTTVLPLIVAATFASGKPIKKVKN from the coding sequence ATGTCCAATATCAACGAAAAACTACCAGAATTATTGCAAGACGCAGTCTTGAAAGCGTCGGTTCCTGTTCCAGATGACTTCGTCAAGGTTCAAGGTATTGACTATTCAAAGCCTGAAGCCACTGATATGAGGGCAACCGACTTAATTGAAGCCATGAAGACCATGGGTTTCCAAGCTAGTTCTGTGGGCACTGCTTGTGAAATTATCGACAGTATGAGATCATGGAGAGGTAAGCACATTGACGAATTGGACGaccatgaaaaaaaaggttgCTTCGATGAGGATGGGTACCAAAAGACGACTATCTTTATGGGTTATACTTCTAACTTGATTAGTTCTGGTGCACGTGAAACCTTACGTTACTTGGTCCAGCATAAGATGGTCGATGCTGTTGTTACTTCCGCTGGTGgtgtagaagaagatttaaTTAAATGCCTTGCTCCAACTTATTTGGGTGAATTTGCATTGAAAGGTAAGTCATTACGTGATCAAGGTATGAATCGTATTGGTAATTTACTGGTTCCAAATGATAATTACTGTAAGTTTGAGGAATGGATCGTTCCAATTTTGGACAAAATGTTGGAAGAACAGGATGAATACGTACAAAAGCACGGTGTTGACTGTTTGGAAGCAAACCAAGATGTGGATTCGCCAATCTGGACTCCATCAAAGATGATTGATCGTTTCGGTAAGGAAATCAATGATGAATCATCTGTTTTGTACTGGGCACACAAGAACAAAATTCCTATCTTTTGTCCATCTTTGACTGACGGTTCGATCGGTGACATGTTGTTTTTCCATACTTTCAAAGCATCACCTAAACAACTTAGAGTAGACATTGTAGGAGACATCCGCAAAATCAACTCAATGTCCATGGCCTCTTATAGAGCTGGTATGCTTATCTTGGGTGGTGGTTTAATTAAACATCACATTGCCAATGCCTGTTTAATGAGAAATGGTGCTGATTATGCCGTTTACATTAATACTGGTCAAGAGTATGATGGTTCTGATGCAGGTGCTAGACCTGACGAAGCAGTTTCTTGGGGCAAAATCAAGGCTGAAGCCAAATCTGTCAAACTTTTTGCTGATGTAACCACGGTTCTCCCACTGATTGTTGCTGCCACTTTTGCCAGTGGTAAACCAATCAAAAAAGTTAagaattaa
- the RRP4 gene encoding exosome non-catalytic core subunit RRP4 (similar to Saccharomyces cerevisiae RRP4 (YHR069C); ancestral locus Anc_5.345), translating into MSEVITITKRNGAFQNSSNLSYNNTGISDDEDDEQDVYLPDVNSSSRDQSDSQIVTPGELVTDDPIWMRGHGTYFLDNMTYSSVAGMVSRVNRLLSVIPLKGRYAPETGDHIVGRIAEVGNKRWKVDIGGKQHAVLMLGSVNLPGGILRRKSETDELQMRSFLKEGDLLNAEVQSLFQDGSASLHTRSLKYGKLRNGMFCQVPSSLIVRAKNHTHNLPGNITVVLGVNGYIWLRKTSQMDLARDTPAANNNASSKSPGPTGAVSLNPSITRLEEESSWQIYSDENDSSISNSIRQTICRYANVIKALAFCEIGITQQRIVSAYEASMVYPNIGELIEKNVMESIGNDILTAEKMRGNGNQ; encoded by the coding sequence ATGTCAGAAGTTATCACAATTACTAAACGGAATGGTGCCTTCCAAAATTCATCTAATTTATCATATAACAACACAGGAATATCAGATGACGAGGATGATGAACAAGATGTATACTTGCCGGATGTAAACTCATCTTCTAGAGACCAGTCTGATTCTCAAATAGTAACACCAGGTGAATTGGTTACTGATGACCCCATCTGGATGAGGGGTCACGGTACTTATTTCCTTGATAATATGACTTACTCGTCCGTTGCCGGTATGGTATCCCGTGTCAATAGACTGCTGTCAGTTATTCCATTGAAAGGTCGTTATGCCCCAGAAACTGGAGACCACATTGTGGGAAGGATTGCTGAAGTGGGTAATAAGAGATGGAAAGTAGACATTGGTGGTAAGCAACACGCAGTGCTTATGTTGGGTTCCGTTAATTTACCAGGTGGTAttttaagaagaaaatcCGAAACTGACGAACTGCAGATGAGAAGCTTCCTTAAAGAAGGAGATCTTCTGAACGCAGAAGTACAGTCATTATTCCAAGATGGTAGTGCTTCGTTACATACAAGGTCTCTAAAATACGGAAAGCTAAGAAACGGAATGTTTTGCCAGGTTCCAAGCTCGTTAATTGTTAGAGCCAAAAATCATACCCATAATTTACCTGGTAACATAACTGTGGTTCTTGGAGTAAATGGTTACATATGGTTACGGAAAACATCTCAGATGGACCTAGCAAGGGACACGCCCGCTGCCAACAACAATGCCTCGAGTAAATCACCTGGGCCCACTGGTGCGGTATCATTAAATCCCTCCATAACAAgactagaagaagaatcttcATGGCAAATATACTCAGACGAAAACGACTCCTCGATATCAAACAGTATACGACAAACAATTTGTCGATATGCAAACGTGATCAAAGCATTGGCGTTCTGCGAAATTGGCATTACTCAACAACGTATAGTGAGCGCTTACGAAGCTAGTATGGTGTATCCCAATATAGGTGAGCTGATTGAGAAAAACGTGATGGAATCCATTGGCAATGATATCCTAACCGCCGAGAAAATGAGAGGTAATGGTAACCaataa